In the genome of Segatella copri, one region contains:
- a CDS encoding mannose-1-phosphate guanylyltransferase, whose protein sequence is MTINDNNNYCVILAGGKGRRLWPCSRSNYPKQFIDFFGVGRTQLQQTFDRMAKIVPADHIYINTNEEYVNLVKEQLPEVSADNILAEPIHRNTAPSMAWANHRISMMNPDACVITTPSDQAIFNEEAFRENVFEGLAFVAENNHFLTMGVKPTRPEPGYGYIQMGDVCSDNIYHVQSFTEKPERDFAKIFMESGEFYWNTGLFLSNVSYLRECFCKILPPVLRDYDKKYPEFSVETENAYMKESFSSYPNISVDFGILEKPSNVCVMRCDFGWADLGTWHSIYEAMQKGEGDNVIVDSDVLMENCSNTVVKVPKGKLAVLNGLDGFIVAESDNVLLVCKKEDSSALVRKYVNEIQMKKGDEFV, encoded by the coding sequence ATGACAATTAATGATAATAACAATTATTGCGTAATATTGGCAGGAGGTAAGGGTAGAAGATTGTGGCCATGCAGCCGCAGCAACTATCCCAAACAGTTCATCGACTTCTTTGGAGTAGGTAGAACCCAGTTGCAGCAAACTTTCGATCGTATGGCGAAGATAGTGCCAGCCGACCATATTTATATCAATACCAACGAGGAATATGTGAATCTGGTGAAGGAGCAGTTGCCAGAGGTATCTGCCGACAACATCCTGGCAGAACCTATCCATCGCAACACGGCACCTAGCATGGCTTGGGCCAACCATCGCATCTCGATGATGAACCCGGATGCCTGTGTCATCACCACACCTTCCGACCAGGCCATCTTCAACGAGGAGGCTTTCCGCGAGAATGTATTTGAGGGCTTGGCTTTCGTAGCCGAGAACAACCATTTCCTGACTATGGGTGTGAAGCCTACCCGCCCTGAACCAGGATACGGATACATTCAGATGGGCGATGTCTGCAGCGACAACATCTATCATGTGCAGTCGTTTACCGAGAAGCCTGAGCGTGATTTCGCCAAGATCTTCATGGAGAGTGGCGAGTTCTATTGGAACACGGGCCTCTTCCTGAGCAATGTAAGTTATCTGCGTGAGTGCTTCTGCAAGATATTGCCACCGGTGCTCCGTGACTACGACAAAAAGTATCCTGAGTTCAGCGTGGAGACGGAGAATGCCTACATGAAGGAGAGCTTCTCTTCTTATCCCAACATCTCTGTGGATTTCGGTATTCTGGAAAAACCGTCTAATGTCTGCGTGATGAGATGCGACTTCGGATGGGCCGACCTGGGCACCTGGCACAGCATCTACGAGGCGATGCAGAAAGGTGAGGGCGACAATGTGATAGTAGACAGCGATGTGCTGATGGAGAACTGCAGCAACACGGTGGTCAAGGTGCCAAAGGGCAAGCTTGCCGTGCTGAACGGCCTCGATGGTTTCATCGTAGCCGAGAGTGACAATGTGCTCCTGGTATGCAAGAAAGAAGACTCTTCTGCCCTGGTTCGCAAATATGTGAACGAGATACAGATGAAGAAGGGCGATGAGTTTGTTTAA
- a CDS encoding HIT family protein: protein MASIFSKIAAGEIPSYKCAESDKFYAFLDISPIGKGHTLVIPRKEVDYIFDMEDADLAEFEVFAKKVAKAIKAAFPCKKVAQVVLGLEVPHAHIHLIPMNSEADVNFRKEHLKLSEEEFKEIADKIYTEFKKL, encoded by the coding sequence ATGGCAAGCATTTTTTCAAAAATTGCAGCAGGAGAGATTCCTAGCTACAAGTGTGCAGAAAGCGACAAGTTCTATGCTTTCCTCGACATTAGCCCTATCGGCAAAGGTCATACTCTGGTGATTCCTCGCAAGGAGGTGGATTACATCTTCGATATGGAGGATGCAGACCTGGCTGAATTTGAGGTATTCGCCAAAAAAGTGGCTAAGGCCATCAAGGCAGCCTTCCCATGCAAGAAGGTAGCTCAGGTGGTTTTGGGTCTGGAGGTTCCTCATGCCCACATCCATCTCATCCCTATGAACAGCGAGGCCGACGTGAACTTCCGCAAGGAGCACCTCAAGCTCTCAGAAGAGGAGTTCAAGGAAATCGCCGACAAGATTTATACAGAATTCAAGAAACTTTAA
- the greA gene encoding transcription elongation factor GreA produces the protein MAYMSQEGYDKLVAELKELVSVERPKASAAIAEARDKGDLSENSEYDAAKEAQAHLEDKINRIKLTIAEAKIIDTKQLSTDCVQIMSKVEMTNMANKAKMTYTIVSESEANLKEGKISIKTPIAQGLLNKKVGEIAEIKIPRGTINLRIDKISFE, from the coding sequence ATGGCTTACATGTCACAAGAAGGCTACGACAAACTCGTAGCTGAGCTGAAAGAGCTCGTATCTGTAGAGCGCCCTAAGGCATCAGCCGCAATTGCTGAAGCCCGCGACAAGGGTGATTTAAGTGAGAATTCAGAGTATGATGCCGCCAAGGAGGCACAGGCTCATCTAGAAGATAAGATCAACCGCATCAAGCTCACCATTGCCGAGGCTAAGATCATCGACACCAAGCAGCTCAGCACCGACTGCGTGCAGATTATGTCGAAGGTAGAGATGACCAACATGGCTAACAAGGCAAAGATGACCTATACCATCGTGAGCGAGAGCGAGGCAAACCTGAAGGAAGGCAAGATTTCCATCAAGACCCCTATTGCTCAGGGATTGCTCAACAAGAAGGTAGGTGAGATTGCGGAGATCAAGATTCCTCGCGGTACCATCAATCTTCGCATCGACAAGATTTCATTTGAATAA